Proteins encoded together in one Armatimonadota bacterium window:
- a CDS encoding STAS domain-containing protein, whose protein sequence is MTAQGEFGVEHERGVPVVQVSGEVDLTNAHELEAALDRAARAEYGAVVVSLVQAVYFDSKGVRALLRAADRLATMRQRLLVVAPSGSVLRRILEIAGAPEALPTFDSLEEALASATGEA, encoded by the coding sequence ATGACGGCGCAGGGGGAGTTCGGCGTCGAGCACGAGCGGGGCGTGCCGGTGGTGCAGGTGAGCGGCGAGGTCGACCTGACCAACGCGCACGAGCTCGAGGCGGCGCTCGACCGCGCCGCCCGGGCCGAGTACGGCGCGGTGGTGGTCTCGCTCGTGCAGGCGGTCTACTTCGACAGCAAAGGGGTGCGGGCGCTGCTGCGCGCCGCCGACCGCCTGGCCACGATGCGCCAGCGCCTGCTGGTGGTGGCGCCTTCGGGGAGCGTGCTGCGGCGAATCCTGGAGATCGCCGGAGCGCCCGAGGCCCTGCCCACCTTCGACTCCCTGGAGGAGGCCCTCGCCTCGGCCACCGGCGAGGCGTGA
- the hisD gene encoding histidinol dehydrogenase: protein MSPVWYKAPDPHPGPDEVAQVVAGILADVRARGDAAVREHTRRFDGVDRPSPVVPRQAALAALDGLDPLTREALQWAHDHIAAFARAQRDALHPLEVEVEPGVRAGHRLLPVGAAGCYVPGGRHPLPSTALMTIVPARVAGVRRVAACAPPGPDGQIHPVTLAAMALAGADEIYCMGGAQAVAALAFGTATVAPVDVVVGPGNRYVVEAKRQVYGTVGVDLLAGPSEVCVVADGSAAPELVVADLLAQAEHDPDARAVLVTTEERLAQVVVEVVAARLRTMPAQAAARRAWEGRGEVILVADIVEAASVVDRLAPEHVLLHLRDPAPLAERLTAYGALFVGPNSAEVFGDYGVGPTHVLPTGGAARFASGLWVGHFLRVAPYLEVSPAGAAALVPVATRLAEIEGLPGHAYAARLRLP, encoded by the coding sequence ATGAGCCCGGTCTGGTACAAAGCCCCCGACCCCCATCCGGGTCCCGACGAGGTCGCGCAGGTTGTGGCCGGCATCCTGGCGGATGTCCGCGCCCGCGGGGATGCAGCGGTGCGCGAACACACGCGGCGCTTCGACGGCGTCGACCGTCCCTCGCCGGTCGTCCCCCGCCAGGCGGCCCTGGCCGCGCTGGACGGGCTCGACCCCCTCACCCGCGAGGCCCTGCAGTGGGCGCACGACCACATCGCCGCCTTCGCCCGGGCCCAGCGCGACGCGCTGCATCCCCTGGAGGTCGAGGTGGAGCCCGGCGTGCGGGCGGGCCACCGCCTCCTCCCGGTCGGGGCGGCCGGGTGCTACGTCCCGGGCGGACGCCATCCGCTCCCCTCCACCGCGCTCATGACCATCGTGCCGGCGCGCGTCGCCGGGGTGCGGCGGGTGGCGGCCTGCGCCCCACCCGGCCCGGACGGCCAGATCCACCCCGTGACCCTCGCCGCCATGGCCCTCGCCGGCGCCGACGAGATCTACTGCATGGGCGGCGCGCAGGCGGTGGCCGCGTTGGCCTTCGGCACGGCCACGGTCGCCCCGGTCGACGTCGTCGTGGGTCCGGGCAACCGCTACGTGGTGGAGGCGAAGCGGCAGGTCTACGGCACCGTCGGTGTGGACCTCCTCGCCGGCCCCTCCGAGGTGTGCGTGGTGGCCGACGGGAGCGCGGCCCCCGAGCTCGTCGTCGCCGACCTGCTGGCCCAGGCGGAGCACGACCCCGACGCCCGGGCGGTCCTGGTCACCACCGAGGAGCGGCTGGCGCAGGTGGTAGTGGAGGTGGTCGCCGCGCGCCTCCGCACGATGCCCGCCCAGGCGGCGGCCCGCCGGGCCTGGGAGGGGCGCGGAGAGGTCATCCTGGTGGCCGACATTGTGGAGGCCGCGAGCGTCGTGGACCGCCTGGCTCCCGAGCACGTCCTGCTCCACCTGCGCGACCCGGCCCCGCTGGCGGAGCGGCTCACCGCCTACGGGGCCCTCTTCGTCGGACCGAACAGTGCGGAGGTCTTCGGGGACTACGGCGTCGGTCCCACCCACGTCCTGCCCACCGGGGGGGCGGCCCGCTTCGCCTCGGGCCTCTGGGTGGGGCACTTCCTGCGGGTCGCCCCCTACCTCGAGGTCTCTCCTGCGGGGGCCGCCGCGCTGGTCCCCGTGGCGACCCGCCTGGCTGAGATCGAGGGGTTACCCGGCCACGCCTACGCGGCCCGGCTGCGCCTGCCCTGA
- a CDS encoding carboxypeptidase M32 — protein MPEATSAVQRLREHLAPIVDIHGALAILGWDQQTCMPPAAGRTRAEQRATLGRLAHELFTSAQTRELLTAAEREVDGLDPDSDEARLVRVVRRDLDRALRLPAEFVAERARAAALSVEAWRRARPANDFAAFAPWLEQMVTYARRTADYVGYQDHPYDALLDSYEPGMTAAEVRALFHRLREATVPLVRAIDRRGATVDAAFLRREYDEARQEAFGREVAAAFGYDWDRGRLDRAPHPFASGAGRDDVRITARYHRRYLPTGIFSIFHETGHALYEQGTDPTLARTPLARGASLGMHESQSRLWENLVGRSRAFWRRYFPTLRELFPEALRDVDVETFYRAVNLVEPGLIRTEADEVTYNLHIILRFDLEVALLEGAVRTAELPEAWRAKMLEYLGRAPATDADGVLQDIHWAQGSIGYFPTYTLGNVISAQLFAAARAALPDLEAQIEQGAFAPLLGWLREHVHRHGRKFLPRELLERATGQAVTLEPYLEYLWSKYGDIYGVARVPEPSGAPA, from the coding sequence ATGCCTGAGGCCACATCTGCCGTCCAGCGCTTGCGCGAGCACCTGGCGCCGATCGTCGACATCCACGGGGCGCTGGCCATCCTGGGGTGGGACCAGCAGACCTGCATGCCGCCCGCGGCGGGTCGGACCCGGGCGGAGCAACGTGCCACGCTGGGGCGGCTGGCCCACGAGCTCTTCACCAGCGCGCAGACGCGCGAGCTACTGACCGCGGCGGAGCGCGAGGTCGACGGGCTCGACCCCGACAGCGACGAGGCGCGGCTGGTGCGGGTGGTCCGGCGCGACCTGGACCGGGCGCTGCGCCTGCCTGCGGAGTTCGTAGCGGAGCGTGCGCGAGCGGCGGCCCTCAGCGTGGAGGCGTGGCGCCGGGCCCGGCCGGCGAACGACTTCGCCGCGTTTGCGCCGTGGCTGGAGCAGATGGTCACCTACGCCCGGCGCACCGCCGACTACGTGGGCTACCAGGACCACCCGTACGACGCCCTCCTCGACTCCTACGAGCCGGGCATGACCGCCGCCGAGGTGCGCGCGCTCTTCCACCGGCTGCGCGAGGCCACAGTGCCCCTCGTGCGGGCCATCGACCGGCGCGGGGCCACGGTCGACGCCGCGTTCCTGCGGCGGGAGTACGACGAGGCACGTCAGGAGGCGTTCGGGCGGGAGGTGGCCGCCGCCTTCGGCTACGACTGGGATCGGGGCCGGCTGGACCGGGCCCCCCACCCCTTCGCCAGCGGCGCCGGGCGCGACGACGTGCGCATCACGGCCCGGTACCATCGCCGCTACCTGCCCACGGGGATCTTCAGCATCTTCCACGAGACCGGCCACGCCCTCTACGAGCAGGGGACCGACCCCACCCTGGCCCGCACCCCGCTCGCCCGCGGGGCCAGCCTGGGGATGCACGAGTCGCAGTCGCGGTTGTGGGAGAACCTGGTGGGGCGCAGCCGGGCCTTCTGGCGCCGCTACTTCCCCACCCTCCGGGAGCTCTTCCCGGAGGCGCTGCGGGACGTCGACGTGGAGACCTTCTATCGGGCGGTGAACCTGGTCGAGCCGGGCCTCATCCGCACCGAGGCGGACGAGGTCACCTACAACCTGCACATCATCCTGCGCTTCGACCTGGAGGTGGCGCTGCTGGAGGGCGCCGTGCGCACCGCGGAGCTGCCGGAGGCGTGGCGGGCCAAGATGCTCGAGTACCTGGGGCGCGCGCCGGCGACCGACGCCGACGGTGTCCTCCAGGACATCCACTGGGCGCAGGGTTCGATCGGCTACTTCCCCACCTACACCCTGGGGAACGTCATCTCCGCGCAGCTCTTCGCCGCCGCGCGCGCCGCGCTGCCCGACCTGGAGGCGCAGATCGAGCAGGGCGCGTTCGCCCCGCTGCTCGGCTGGCTGCGGGAGCACGTCCACCGTCACGGGCGCAAGTTCCTGCCGCGGGAACTCCTGGAGCGGGCCACCGGCCAGGCGGTCACCCTGGAGCCGTACCTGGAGTATCTCTGGAGCAAGTACGGCGACATCTACGGCGTGGCCCGCGTGCCCGAGCCCAGCGGTGCTCCCGCATGA
- a CDS encoding citrate synthase: protein MSQGARPQVQAGLEGVVAAASAISFVDGQEGRLLYRGYDIHDLAEHSTFEEVVYLLWHGELPTRAQLTALRRELGEARALPDGALRVLRVLPANADPMDALRTATSALGALDPDGRAPAVEAARRIAGRLVAQFPTVVAAFHRLRQGLDPVAPTPTRGHAADFLAMLFGREPEPELARAMDVALILHADHELNASTFAARVTAATLSDMYAAVTSAVGTLKGPLHGGANEDVMRVLQEIGRLERVRQVVHAKLERKEKIPGFGHRVYRTEDPRVRHLRRLARELGARAGDLTWFELTRALEEVVREEKGLYPNVDLYSAATYQAMGIPMDLFTSVFAVSRISGWTAHVLEQYGDNRLIRPRAEYIGPQRRAYVPLDLR from the coding sequence GTGTCGCAGGGGGCGCGTCCGCAGGTTCAGGCCGGGCTGGAAGGGGTCGTCGCGGCGGCCTCCGCCATCTCCTTCGTCGACGGTCAGGAAGGCCGGCTCCTCTACCGCGGGTACGACATCCACGACCTCGCCGAGCACAGCACCTTCGAGGAGGTCGTCTACCTCCTCTGGCACGGCGAGCTGCCCACCCGGGCCCAGCTCACGGCGCTGCGTCGCGAGCTGGGGGAGGCCCGGGCCCTCCCCGACGGGGCGCTGCGGGTGCTGCGGGTCCTGCCGGCCAACGCCGACCCCATGGACGCGCTGCGCACGGCCACCTCGGCGCTCGGTGCCCTGGATCCGGACGGGCGTGCGCCGGCGGTGGAGGCGGCGCGGCGCATCGCCGGGCGGCTGGTGGCGCAGTTCCCCACGGTGGTGGCCGCTTTCCACCGGTTGCGCCAAGGACTCGACCCGGTCGCTCCCACCCCCACCCGCGGGCACGCCGCCGACTTCCTGGCCATGCTCTTCGGCCGTGAGCCCGAGCCGGAGCTGGCACGGGCGATGGACGTCGCCCTCATCCTCCACGCCGACCACGAGCTGAACGCCAGCACCTTCGCCGCGCGCGTCACCGCCGCCACCCTCTCCGACATGTACGCCGCCGTCACCTCGGCGGTGGGGACGCTCAAGGGGCCGCTCCACGGCGGGGCCAACGAGGACGTCATGCGCGTGCTGCAGGAGATCGGCCGCCTGGAGCGGGTGCGCCAGGTCGTCCACGCGAAGCTGGAGCGCAAGGAGAAGATCCCCGGCTTCGGCCACCGCGTCTACCGCACCGAGGACCCGCGGGTCCGGCACCTCCGCCGCCTGGCCCGGGAACTGGGAGCGCGGGCCGGCGACCTGACCTGGTTCGAGCTGACCCGGGCGCTGGAGGAGGTGGTGCGGGAGGAGAAGGGCCTCTACCCCAACGTCGACCTCTACTCCGCCGCCACCTACCAGGCCATGGGGATCCCCATGGACCTGTTCACCTCGGTCTTCGCGGTCAGCCGCATCAGCGGCTGGACCGCCCACGTGCTGGAGCAGTACGGCGACAACCGCCTCATCCGGCCGCGCGCCGAGTACATCGGGCCGCAGCGCCGGGCCTACGTCCCGCTCGACCTGCGCTAG
- a CDS encoding family 10 glycosylhydrolase, producing MATGPPGRRAPRLRLFLLPCGPLALVLALSLPPSTAAPGPLPRRALWIEVSANLWALSTVEGIRAIVARAQAAGFDTLIPEAKNAWGFVLYDSAFAPHIRASHLPRAGYPPPATWYPADHDALAVLVREAHAAGLRVHAAVNAFGEGLTWTGQGPALERPGWQAVHVQPGPDGTRFVPAAEAGEAIVFANPAHPEVQLYELAVIWEVLSRYPVDGLVLDRARYPDLTADFSDLSRERFEAATGRPVARWPDEVLTWQAGPSTDPSGFRLIPGPRFAEWVAWRAGVIAAFVRAARALARALRPDIPVGYYVGAWYPEAYRTGQNWGSGPAARPTGRTDWWSPAWEAATLLPHLDYVLAGLYSRPVSPWEARRQGGAWWRSVTGGARLARAVAGLVPVIGSVWLDLYRDDPAAGEAALRAALRHTAGLMVFDLSDVEGGGWWERLRAVAGIVPAGHPEAGPAAPSPDDR from the coding sequence ATGGCCACCGGTCCCCCGGGGCGGCGGGCGCCGCGTCTCCGCCTGTTCCTCCTGCCCTGCGGCCCCCTCGCGCTGGTCCTCGCCTTGTCGCTCCCGCCATCCACCGCCGCCCCGGGGCCGCTGCCGCGCCGCGCGCTGTGGATCGAGGTCTCGGCCAACCTTTGGGCGCTGAGCACCGTCGAGGGGATCCGGGCCATCGTGGCCCGGGCGCAGGCGGCGGGGTTCGACACGCTCATCCCGGAAGCGAAGAACGCCTGGGGCTTCGTCCTCTACGACTCGGCTTTCGCCCCCCACATCCGCGCCTCGCACCTGCCGCGCGCGGGCTACCCGCCGCCGGCGACGTGGTACCCCGCCGACCACGACGCCCTGGCGGTGCTGGTCCGCGAGGCGCACGCCGCGGGGCTGCGGGTGCACGCGGCGGTGAACGCCTTCGGGGAGGGGCTGACCTGGACCGGGCAGGGGCCGGCGCTGGAACGCCCGGGGTGGCAAGCGGTGCACGTCCAGCCGGGGCCGGACGGCACCCGCTTCGTCCCCGCGGCGGAGGCGGGCGAGGCCATCGTCTTCGCCAACCCGGCCCACCCCGAGGTGCAGCTCTACGAGCTCGCCGTGATTTGGGAGGTCCTCAGCCGCTACCCGGTGGACGGGCTGGTGCTCGACCGGGCGCGCTACCCCGACCTCACCGCCGACTTCTCCGACCTCTCCAGAGAGCGCTTCGAGGCCGCCACCGGCCGTCCGGTGGCGCGCTGGCCCGACGAGGTGCTGACCTGGCAGGCGGGCCCCTCCACAGACCCGTCCGGATTCCGCCTCATCCCCGGCCCACGCTTTGCCGAGTGGGTGGCGTGGCGGGCGGGGGTCATCGCGGCGTTCGTCCGGGCGGCGCGGGCCCTGGCCAGGGCGCTGCGGCCGGACATCCCCGTGGGCTACTACGTGGGGGCCTGGTATCCGGAGGCCTACCGCACGGGACAGAACTGGGGGAGCGGCCCCGCGGCCCGTCCTACCGGCCGGACCGATTGGTGGAGTCCCGCCTGGGAGGCGGCCACCCTCCTGCCGCACCTCGACTACGTCCTGGCCGGGCTCTACTCTCGCCCCGTCTCCCCCTGGGAAGCGCGGCGGCAGGGGGGCGCCTGGTGGCGCTCGGTAACCGGCGGGGCCCGGCTGGCGCGGGCGGTCGCCGGCCTGGTGCCGGTGATCGGCAGCGTGTGGCTGGACCTCTACCGGGACGATCCCGCCGCGGGTGAGGCGGCGCTGCGGGCGGCGCTCCGCCACACCGCCGGGCTCATGGTCTTCGACCTCTCCGACGTCGAGGGGGGCGGATGGTGGGAGCGCCTGCGGGCGGTTGCAGGGATCGTGCCTGCAGGGCATCCTGAGGCGGGGCCGGCTGCGCCCTCCCCGGACGACCGTTGA
- a CDS encoding PAS domain S-box protein produces MSVRRRDLRLSLPWQLLAGLMTAGAAGFGVGELRELVPSTGLLFLFMPPVAAVAYALGVWAGLAAALTSAVAAAVLVLPPGGAIAGSGALPLLGTYLAVTGASAVVAALARHIVRQRSGLLALEQERRRQQSALVELSQRALVGGALDGLLQAAAELLARALDVQYVEVLERLPDGQALRRRAGLGWRPELAGEVTVDAGPGTQAGFTLLAGDAVVVEDYAGESRFAPAPLLRAHGVCSGMSVPIPGLERPFGVLGVYTARPRRFTLDEVHVLRSAAYVLAAAVDREAAAQALRRSEEWFRDLVENATDAVYTHDLTGTILSVNAAGARMLGAQPEELVARDIFEVVAPEHRQRAREMLQQKLAVGGTTRYEVDVLARDGRRVTLEVHTRLVTGPEGVLAVAGIARDIGERKRAEEALRRQTELYEALLRALGEVGEGFLILEGERVVYANEACVRLSGYTVEELLALPSVLSLAAPDQRSVLEARLARALADRPTEDHYETAILRKDGRRVELEVGVRRLRAGSTVRFIVVVRDVTDRKQGEAAQRFLADASGLLAGSLNYRKTLARLADLVVPYLADWCSVYILEPGTERPQRLAVAHADSARRAVAQQLLHTRMAPKAPVVEAIQRGEPVLLPHATAEAVVQATAGSEEVALFRALGTRSLLTVPLRARGRTFGVIAFVFGDSGRTYTPAELAVARQLAERAAVAVDNARLYREARRAARRERETRVAVEQARARLAFLAEASSLLATSLDYATTLRRLARLVVPQVADWCVVHALEEDGTVRRLDVAHRDPQREERVRSFLSRDPAIAPPAASPLARVIASGRTVLVPEVTEEWLRTVAPNEAALQLARDLDLRAVLAVPLIARGRVLGAITLAMAESGRSFADEDVALAEELARRAGIAVDNARLFERERFIARTLQQAFLPAELPQVPGLWLHAAYLPGGTAAEVGGDWYDAFWLPNGGLALSIGDVTGQGVEAAVTMGQVRQAIRAAAWDEERPSAVLARAARLLSLSSPESMATVLFGVLDPVTRTLTYASAGHPGPVLASASGVRLLPASGLPLGIRLGGRFRDHQVVLEPGDLLVVYTDGLIELDRNAVDGEQALLRAAAAARDDPAADRARRIVTQVLGDRRPPDDIALVALTVAQVPLSHFTLTLPAIPGAVPLVRQALKQLAEAIRLPPERSGALQIAVGEAVNNVVEHAYGITPGPLRVQATVEAGALHVVVEDEGRWRPARADGGGRGLAVMRALVDRAEVAPSAQGTRVHVVLALAGAPTPAP; encoded by the coding sequence ATGAGCGTCCGGCGCCGAGACCTCCGGCTCTCGCTCCCCTGGCAGCTCCTGGCCGGGCTGATGACCGCTGGCGCCGCGGGGTTTGGGGTGGGCGAACTCCGCGAGCTGGTCCCGTCGACAGGCCTCCTCTTCCTCTTCATGCCGCCCGTGGCCGCCGTGGCCTACGCGCTGGGCGTCTGGGCCGGTCTCGCGGCGGCCCTGACCTCGGCCGTGGCCGCCGCGGTGCTGGTCCTGCCGCCGGGCGGCGCCATCGCGGGGTCGGGGGCGCTCCCCCTGCTGGGGACCTACCTCGCCGTCACCGGGGCAAGCGCCGTCGTGGCCGCGCTCGCCCGACACATCGTGCGGCAGCGGTCGGGGCTGCTCGCCCTCGAGCAGGAGCGGCGCCGTCAGCAGAGCGCGCTGGTGGAGCTGAGCCAGCGCGCCCTGGTCGGTGGAGCACTGGACGGCCTCCTCCAGGCTGCGGCCGAGCTCCTGGCCCGGGCGCTGGACGTCCAGTACGTCGAGGTCCTGGAACGGCTCCCCGACGGCCAGGCTCTGCGCCGGCGGGCCGGCCTGGGGTGGCGCCCGGAGCTGGCGGGGGAGGTCACGGTGGACGCGGGGCCCGGGACCCAGGCCGGGTTCACCCTGCTCGCCGGTGACGCCGTGGTCGTCGAAGACTACGCTGGTGAGAGCCGCTTCGCCCCTGCGCCGCTCCTGCGGGCACACGGGGTGTGCAGCGGGATGAGCGTCCCCATTCCCGGGCTGGAGCGTCCCTTCGGCGTGCTCGGCGTCTACACCGCGCGCCCGCGCCGCTTCACCCTGGACGAGGTGCACGTACTGCGCAGCGCCGCCTACGTGCTCGCTGCTGCGGTCGACCGCGAGGCCGCCGCTCAGGCGCTCCGCCGCAGCGAGGAGTGGTTCCGGGACCTGGTGGAGAACGCCACCGACGCCGTCTACACCCACGACCTCACCGGCACGATCCTCTCGGTGAACGCCGCGGGGGCGCGCATGCTGGGCGCCCAACCGGAGGAGCTCGTCGCGCGCGACATCTTCGAGGTCGTGGCCCCCGAGCACCGCCAGCGGGCCCGCGAGATGCTGCAGCAGAAGCTGGCCGTGGGAGGGACGACACGCTACGAAGTCGACGTCCTGGCCCGCGACGGACGGCGCGTCACCCTGGAGGTGCACACGCGCCTCGTCACCGGGCCGGAGGGCGTCCTGGCGGTGGCGGGCATCGCCCGCGACATCGGAGAGCGCAAGCGCGCCGAGGAGGCGCTGCGCCGCCAGACCGAGCTGTACGAGGCGCTGCTGCGGGCCCTCGGGGAAGTGGGCGAGGGCTTCCTCATCCTGGAGGGCGAGCGCGTCGTCTACGCCAACGAGGCGTGTGTCCGACTCAGCGGGTATACCGTCGAGGAGCTCCTGGCCCTCCCGTCGGTCCTGTCCCTGGCCGCTCCCGACCAGCGATCGGTGCTGGAGGCGCGCCTGGCCCGGGCGCTGGCCGACCGGCCCACCGAGGACCACTACGAGACGGCCATCCTGCGGAAGGACGGCCGGCGCGTGGAGCTCGAGGTGGGGGTCCGGCGGCTGCGTGCGGGGAGCACCGTGCGCTTCATCGTGGTCGTGCGCGACGTCACGGACCGCAAGCAGGGCGAGGCGGCGCAGCGCTTCCTGGCCGACGCGTCGGGGTTGCTGGCCGGGTCGCTCAACTACCGCAAGACGCTGGCCCGTCTGGCGGACCTGGTCGTCCCGTACCTGGCTGACTGGTGCAGCGTCTACATCCTCGAGCCCGGCACGGAACGTCCCCAGCGCCTGGCGGTGGCCCACGCCGACTCCGCGCGGCGCGCCGTGGCGCAGCAGCTGCTCCACACCCGGATGGCGCCCAAGGCGCCGGTGGTGGAGGCGATCCAGCGCGGCGAACCGGTCCTCCTCCCCCACGCCACCGCAGAGGCGGTCGTCCAGGCGACGGCCGGCAGCGAAGAGGTCGCCCTCTTCCGGGCGCTCGGCACGCGTTCCCTTCTGACCGTCCCGCTGCGCGCCCGCGGCCGGACCTTCGGGGTCATCGCCTTCGTCTTCGGCGACTCGGGGCGCACCTACACCCCGGCGGAGCTGGCAGTGGCCCGGCAGCTGGCCGAGCGCGCCGCCGTGGCGGTGGACAACGCCCGGCTCTACCGGGAGGCGCGCCGGGCGGCCCGGCGGGAGCGCGAGACCCGGGTGGCGGTCGAGCAGGCCCGGGCGCGCCTGGCCTTCCTCGCCGAGGCGAGCAGTCTGCTGGCCACCTCGCTCGACTACGCCACGACCCTGCGCCGGCTGGCACGCCTGGTCGTGCCGCAGGTGGCCGACTGGTGCGTCGTCCACGCCCTCGAGGAGGACGGGACGGTGCGGCGCCTGGATGTCGCCCATCGCGACCCGCAGCGGGAGGAACGGGTGCGCAGCTTCCTGAGCCGCGATCCGGCCATCGCCCCTCCCGCCGCCTCGCCCCTCGCCAGGGTCATCGCCTCCGGCCGCACGGTGCTGGTGCCCGAGGTCACGGAGGAGTGGCTGCGCACCGTTGCCCCAAACGAGGCGGCCCTGCAGCTCGCCCGCGACCTGGACCTCCGCGCCGTCCTCGCCGTCCCCCTCATCGCCCGCGGCCGGGTGTTGGGCGCCATCACCCTGGCCATGGCGGAGTCGGGGAGGAGCTTTGCGGACGAGGACGTCGCGCTGGCCGAAGAGCTGGCCCGCCGGGCCGGCATCGCCGTCGACAACGCCCGCCTCTTCGAGCGCGAGCGCTTCATCGCCCGCACCCTGCAGCAGGCCTTCCTGCCGGCGGAGCTCCCCCAGGTGCCTGGCCTGTGGCTGCACGCCGCCTACCTGCCGGGGGGCACCGCCGCCGAGGTCGGCGGGGACTGGTACGACGCCTTCTGGCTGCCGAACGGCGGGCTGGCGCTCTCCATTGGCGACGTGACCGGACAGGGCGTCGAGGCCGCGGTGACGATGGGCCAGGTCCGCCAGGCCATCCGCGCGGCCGCCTGGGACGAGGAGCGTCCCTCCGCCGTCCTGGCCCGTGCCGCCCGCCTCCTCTCCCTGAGCAGCCCGGAGAGCATGGCCACCGTCCTGTTCGGAGTGCTCGACCCGGTGACCCGCACCCTGACCTACGCCTCGGCCGGCCACCCCGGGCCGGTGCTGGCGAGCGCCTCGGGTGTGCGCCTCCTCCCCGCCAGCGGGCTCCCGCTGGGGATCCGCCTGGGCGGGCGGTTCCGGGACCACCAGGTGGTGCTCGAGCCGGGAGACCTGCTCGTGGTCTACACCGACGGCCTCATCGAGCTGGACCGCAACGCGGTCGACGGCGAGCAGGCACTCCTCCGTGCGGCGGCGGCGGCGCGTGACGACCCGGCCGCCGACCGGGCCCGCCGCATCGTGACCCAGGTCCTCGGCGACCGCCGGCCGCCCGACGACATCGCGCTGGTGGCCCTCACCGTGGCGCAGGTCCCGCTCTCGCACTTCACCCTGACCCTGCCGGCCATCCCCGGCGCCGTCCCGCTGGTGCGCCAGGCGCTGAAGCAACTGGCCGAAGCGATCCGCCTCCCGCCGGAGCGCAGCGGGGCGCTGCAGATCGCCGTCGGCGAGGCGGTGAACAACGTCGTCGAGCACGCCTACGGCATCACCCCCGGCCCGCTGCGCGTCCAGGCGACGGTCGAGGCGGGAGCGCTGCATGTGGTCGTGGAAGACGAGGGGCGGTGGCGCCCGGCCCGCGCGGACGGGGGCGGCCGCGGCCTCGCCGTCATGCGGGCGCTGGTGGACCGGGCGGAGGTGGCACCGAGTGCGCAGGGGACGCGGGTGCACGTGGTGCTGGCGCTCGCCGGCGCCCCCACGCCGGCCCCCTAG
- a CDS encoding radical SAM protein, translating into MSAPSTVTPRLFHPVGERSTPRVQWVEVRVRSVLNRVRGMPFRWSINPYRGCQMACTYCFARVTHWYLDQDGVGQWSSRIFVKVNAPEVLRRELARPTWRREQVHIGTATDPYQPAEGAYRLTRRILEALRDSDTPAALVTKSTMAVRDVDVLGQLAAGPGAFVYFTVTTVDPVLARELEPDAPPPQRRLEAMARLADAGIPVGVLLAPVLPGITDREEQLAAVVEAARHYGARALSTNTLYLGEVTREAFFAYLTQRRPALVPEYERLYRGTYAPRSYQRRVREVVAALKARAGFSTSPQASARPGPTAGRGARMRKGAPGRPEAVLLRSADGRVRQTAPALEVRQTVLALG; encoded by the coding sequence GTGAGTGCCCCGTCGACGGTCACGCCTCGCCTCTTCCACCCTGTCGGCGAGCGGTCGACTCCAAGGGTGCAGTGGGTCGAGGTCAGGGTCAGGTCCGTCCTCAACCGCGTCCGCGGCATGCCCTTCCGCTGGTCCATCAACCCCTACCGGGGATGCCAGATGGCCTGCACCTACTGCTTTGCGCGGGTCACCCACTGGTACCTCGACCAGGACGGCGTGGGGCAGTGGTCCTCGCGCATCTTCGTGAAGGTGAACGCCCCGGAGGTCCTGCGCCGGGAGCTGGCACGTCCCACGTGGCGGCGGGAACAGGTGCACATCGGCACCGCCACCGACCCGTACCAGCCCGCTGAGGGCGCCTACCGCCTCACCCGGCGCATCCTGGAAGCCCTGCGCGACTCCGACACCCCCGCGGCGCTGGTGACGAAGTCGACGATGGCCGTGCGGGACGTGGACGTCCTGGGGCAGCTGGCCGCCGGGCCGGGTGCCTTCGTCTACTTCACCGTGACGACCGTCGACCCGGTCCTGGCCCGGGAGCTGGAACCCGACGCGCCCCCGCCCCAGCGGCGGCTAGAGGCCATGGCACGCCTGGCCGACGCCGGCATCCCGGTGGGCGTGCTCCTCGCCCCGGTGCTCCCCGGCATCACCGACCGCGAGGAGCAGCTGGCCGCGGTGGTCGAGGCCGCGCGGCACTACGGGGCCAGGGCGCTCTCCACCAACACGCTCTACCTGGGGGAGGTGACGCGCGAGGCCTTCTTCGCCTACCTGACGCAGCGGCGGCCGGCGCTGGTCCCGGAGTACGAGCGGCTCTACCGCGGGACGTACGCACCCCGGAGCTACCAGCGGCGCGTGCGCGAGGTCGTGGCTGCGCTGAAGGCGCGCGCCGGGTTCAGCACGTCCCCGCAGGCGTCAGCCCGTCCCGGGCCCACTGCGGGCCGCGGAGCGCGCATGCGCAAGGGGGCGCCTGGGCGTCCTGAGGCGGTGCTGCTGCGTTCGGCAGACGGCCGGGTGCGCCAGACGGCCCCGGCGCTCGAGGTGCGCCAGACCGTGCTGGCGCTCGGGTGA